One genomic window of Hymenobacter sp. J193 includes the following:
- a CDS encoding GNAT family N-acetyltransferase gives MDFTRDILLENDRALLRPLVAADVDLLQEPAADPELWRYTLTRADSRPELDAYVAAALQGLAQARRYPFVIIDKQTGRVAGSTSYYNVVAEEQRLSIGYTWIGTDFQRTGLNRAAKHLLLRHAFEELGCERVELETDARNHKSQNAMGQMGATEEGTLRSHRPTQGGIRRDTIIFSIIRAEWAALRQSIFGAFDTNRG, from the coding sequence ATGGATTTCACCCGCGACATTCTGCTCGAAAACGACCGGGCTTTGCTGCGTCCGCTCGTGGCCGCCGACGTTGACTTGCTGCAGGAACCCGCCGCCGACCCAGAACTGTGGCGCTATACCCTTACCCGCGCCGACAGCCGACCAGAGCTGGATGCCTACGTGGCGGCCGCGCTGCAAGGCCTGGCGCAGGCGCGGCGCTACCCGTTCGTCATCATCGACAAGCAGACGGGCCGAGTGGCGGGCAGCACCAGCTACTACAACGTGGTAGCGGAGGAGCAGCGCCTGAGCATCGGCTACACTTGGATTGGCACTGATTTTCAGCGCACGGGCCTGAACCGGGCTGCCAAGCATCTGCTGCTGCGGCATGCCTTCGAGGAGCTGGGCTGCGAGCGGGTGGAGTTGGAAACCGACGCGCGCAACCACAAGTCGCAGAACGCTATGGGGCAAATGGGCGCCACCGAGGAAGGTACCTTGCGCAGCCACCGCCCCACGCAGGGCGGCATCCGGCGCGACACCATCATCTTCAGCATCATTCGGGCGGAGTGGGCGGCGCTGCGGCAAAGCATCTTCGGCGCTTTCGACACCAACCGTGGCTGA
- a CDS encoding SUMF1/EgtB/PvdO family nonheme iron enzyme: protein MKVADYQGIPEGPGLVFIEGGRTVLGSAEEDVAMTRDNVERTVTIASFYMDEAEVANIHWLEYLHFVRKDSAEEFYQSALPDTTVWARELSFNDPYVDYYLRYPGFRYFPVVGVSWLQANDYCTWRTAKVNEKLAGEGDIEDGGGKKKGGGLFGKKKSADATADAAAGGAEGTGKSKIAIENGNTLPNYRLPTEAEWEYAAQALIGTQETGNENQENKRIYPWDGRQVRNPYGKKMGQFLANFKRGRGDYAGIAGSLNDGAMITEYVYAYPPNDYGLYNMSGNVNEWVQDIYRPLSFQDEEDLNPFRRNGFLDKAEGYDKKGYQSLIDDHVRVFKGGSWKDVAYWLSPGTRRFMAEDSATAAIGFRCAMINAGSNK, encoded by the coding sequence ATGAAGGTCGCTGATTATCAAGGCATTCCTGAAGGCCCCGGTCTCGTTTTCATCGAAGGCGGCCGCACAGTGCTGGGCTCAGCCGAGGAAGATGTGGCCATGACGCGCGACAACGTGGAGCGCACGGTTACCATCGCCTCGTTCTATATGGACGAAGCCGAGGTGGCCAACATCCACTGGCTGGAGTATTTGCATTTTGTCCGCAAAGACTCGGCGGAGGAGTTCTATCAGTCGGCCTTGCCCGATACTACGGTGTGGGCGCGTGAGCTGTCGTTCAACGACCCGTATGTGGACTACTACCTGCGCTACCCCGGTTTCCGCTACTTCCCCGTGGTGGGTGTGAGCTGGCTGCAGGCCAACGACTATTGCACCTGGCGTACTGCCAAGGTGAATGAGAAGCTGGCTGGCGAAGGTGATATTGAAGATGGCGGCGGCAAAAAGAAAGGCGGCGGCCTCTTCGGCAAGAAGAAAAGTGCCGACGCTACGGCTGATGCTGCAGCAGGTGGTGCTGAAGGTACTGGTAAGTCGAAAATTGCCATCGAAAACGGCAACACGCTGCCCAACTACCGCCTGCCCACTGAGGCTGAGTGGGAGTACGCTGCTCAGGCCCTTATCGGCACCCAGGAAACCGGCAACGAAAACCAGGAAAACAAGCGTATCTATCCGTGGGATGGTCGCCAGGTGCGTAACCCCTACGGCAAGAAGATGGGCCAGTTTTTGGCTAACTTCAAGCGTGGCCGCGGTGACTACGCCGGTATTGCCGGCAGCCTCAACGACGGCGCCATGATTACCGAGTACGTATACGCCTACCCACCAAACGACTACGGCCTGTACAATATGTCGGGTAACGTAAACGAGTGGGTGCAGGACATCTACCGTCCGCTGTCCTTCCAGGATGAGGAAGATCTGAACCCCTTCCGTCGTAACGGCTTCCTCGACAAAGCTGAAGGCTACGACAAGAAAGGCTACCAGTCGCTGATCGATGACCACGTACGCGTGTTCAAAGGCGGTTCCTGGAAAGACGTAGCTTACTGGTTGTCGCCCGGCACGCGCCGCTTCATGGCCGAAGACTCGGCTACGGCCGCCATCGGATTCCGCTGCGCCATGATCAACGCCGGCTCGAACAAGTAA
- a CDS encoding thioredoxin family protein, whose protein sequence is MALPVLSAERLHTAYSYAAYRQLINELLTQGLTTGPQQSEALTHYARLNVQRMERIDKTVQVLPELLVAVQELPRPYVWLVLTEGWCGDAAQIVPTLEAVAQASQGQLTARYLLRDENLDLMDRYLTNGGRAIPKLIMLDAVTLEEVAQWGPRPVPTQALFLDLKAQGLSHEAYAEQVHAWYAKDKTRTTQAELLALVQKLG, encoded by the coding sequence ATGGCACTTCCAGTTCTTTCGGCCGAGCGTCTGCACACTGCCTACTCCTACGCGGCCTATCGCCAGCTTATCAATGAACTGCTCACGCAAGGACTCACCACCGGCCCGCAGCAGTCGGAGGCCCTCACGCACTACGCCCGACTGAACGTGCAGCGCATGGAGCGGATAGATAAGACCGTGCAGGTGCTGCCCGAGCTGCTGGTAGCCGTGCAGGAGTTGCCGCGACCCTACGTATGGCTGGTACTCACCGAGGGCTGGTGCGGCGACGCAGCGCAGATTGTCCCGACGCTGGAAGCCGTAGCCCAGGCCAGCCAGGGCCAGCTTACCGCCCGCTACCTGCTGCGCGACGAAAACCTCGACCTCATGGACCGCTACCTCACTAATGGCGGCCGGGCTATTCCCAAGCTCATCATGCTTGATGCCGTTACCCTGGAGGAAGTAGCCCAGTGGGGGCCAAGGCCCGTTCCCACACAGGCACTGTTTCTGGATTTGAAAGCCCAGGGCCTCTCGCACGAGGCTTATGCCGAGCAGGTGCATGCCTGGTATGCCAAAGACAAAACCCGCACCACCCAGGCGGAGCTGCTGGCGCTGGTACAAAAGCTGGGCTGA
- a CDS encoding ComF family protein, translating into MPLPSLVADFVSLLFPQLCLGCSDLLARGEDHICTSCRAQLPFTDYHLLPEAENPLARRFWGKVPVQHALSYLRFLRRGRVQHLLHQLKYRNQPEIGRVLGCWYGAELARHGLLTHDVNLIAPVPLHPRKLAKRGYNQTDSFAQGLADTLQLPWQAEALRRIEHTVSQTRKNRVQRWENVAEVFAVANPAEVAGKHVLVVDDVLTTGATLEACALVLLAAGARAVSIATIACADR; encoded by the coding sequence ATGCCGCTGCCTTCGCTCGTCGCCGATTTTGTGTCGTTGCTTTTTCCGCAGCTGTGCCTGGGCTGCTCCGATTTGCTGGCCCGGGGCGAAGACCATATCTGCACCAGCTGCCGCGCCCAGCTACCCTTCACTGATTACCACTTGTTGCCCGAGGCAGAAAACCCTTTGGCCCGGCGTTTCTGGGGCAAAGTGCCGGTGCAGCATGCCTTGAGCTATCTGCGCTTTCTGCGCCGGGGCCGCGTACAGCACCTACTGCACCAACTCAAATACCGTAACCAGCCCGAAATAGGCCGGGTGCTGGGTTGCTGGTACGGCGCCGAGCTGGCCCGGCATGGCCTGCTCACCCACGACGTGAACCTGATTGCGCCGGTGCCGCTACACCCGCGCAAGCTGGCCAAACGCGGTTACAACCAGACCGATTCATTTGCCCAGGGCCTGGCCGACACTCTGCAGCTTCCCTGGCAGGCGGAGGCATTGCGGCGCATAGAGCACACCGTTTCTCAAACCCGCAAAAACCGCGTGCAGCGCTGGGAAAACGTAGCCGAAGTATTCGCGGTGGCCAACCCGGCAGAAGTGGCCGGCAAGCATGTGCTGGTGGTAGACGATGTGCTGACTACCGGAGCTACCCTCGAAGCGTGTGCGCTGGTACTGTTGGCTGCCGGGGCCCGCGCCGTCAGCATAGCCACCATTGCCTGTGCCGACCGGTAA
- the fumC gene encoding class II fumarate hydratase, translated as MTQFRTEKDTMGTVQVPADAYYGAQTQRSIDNFQIAQDINRMPKEIIRAFAYLKKAAALTNRDAGVLPADKAELIGRVCDEILEGKLDKEFPLVVWQTGSGTQSNMNVNEVVAYRGHVLQGGLLSDEKKALAPNDDVNKSQSSNDTFPTAMHIAAYKILVETTIPGIEKLRDTLKSKSEQFMHIVKIGRTHLMDATPLTVGQEFSGYVSQLDHGLRAIKNTLAHLSELALGGTAVGTGINTPPGYSENVARHIAELTGLPFITAENKFEALAAHDAIVEAHGALKTVAASLMKIGNDIRLLASGPRAGIGELHIPDNEPGSSIMPGKVNPTQCEAMTMVAAQVMGNDVAINIGGMNGHFELNVFKPVMIYNFLHSARLIGDVCVSFNDKCAVGIEPLEANIKKHVDSSLMLVTALNPHIGYYKAAEIAQTAHKNGSTLKETALQLGYLTEEQFNEWLKPEDMVGEIKK; from the coding sequence ATGACGCAGTTCCGCACCGAGAAAGACACCATGGGCACCGTGCAGGTGCCGGCCGACGCCTACTACGGCGCCCAGACCCAGCGCAGCATCGACAACTTCCAGATTGCCCAGGACATCAACCGGATGCCCAAGGAAATCATCCGCGCCTTTGCTTACCTCAAGAAAGCCGCTGCCCTCACCAACCGCGACGCCGGCGTGCTGCCCGCCGACAAGGCCGAGCTGATTGGCCGCGTGTGCGACGAAATCCTGGAAGGCAAGCTCGACAAGGAATTCCCGCTGGTGGTGTGGCAAACCGGCTCGGGCACGCAAAGCAACATGAACGTGAACGAGGTGGTAGCCTACCGTGGCCACGTGCTGCAGGGCGGCCTCCTCTCCGACGAGAAAAAAGCACTGGCCCCCAACGACGACGTGAACAAGAGCCAGAGCTCCAACGACACGTTCCCGACGGCCATGCACATTGCGGCCTACAAGATTCTGGTGGAAACCACCATCCCCGGCATCGAGAAGCTGCGCGACACGCTGAAAAGCAAGTCGGAGCAGTTCATGCACATCGTTAAAATCGGGCGCACGCACCTGATGGATGCTACCCCACTGACGGTAGGTCAGGAGTTCAGCGGCTACGTGTCGCAGCTCGACCACGGTTTGCGCGCCATCAAAAACACGCTGGCTCACCTTTCGGAGCTGGCCCTGGGCGGAACGGCCGTAGGCACCGGCATCAATACGCCTCCCGGCTACTCTGAGAACGTAGCCAGGCACATTGCCGAGTTGACGGGCCTGCCCTTCATCACGGCTGAAAACAAGTTTGAAGCCCTGGCCGCCCACGACGCCATTGTGGAAGCCCACGGCGCCCTGAAAACCGTGGCCGCTTCGCTGATGAAAATCGGCAACGACATTCGCCTGCTGGCGTCGGGCCCGCGCGCCGGCATCGGGGAGCTGCACATTCCTGACAATGAGCCCGGCTCCAGTATCATGCCCGGCAAGGTGAACCCGACCCAGTGCGAGGCCATGACGATGGTAGCGGCCCAGGTAATGGGCAACGACGTAGCCATCAATATCGGCGGCATGAACGGCCACTTTGAGCTAAACGTGTTCAAGCCCGTCATGATCTACAACTTCCTGCACTCGGCCCGTCTGATCGGCGACGTGTGCGTGTCGTTCAACGACAAGTGTGCTGTGGGCATCGAGCCACTGGAAGCCAACATCAAAAAGCACGTGGATAGCAGCCTGATGCTGGTGACGGCCCTAAACCCGCACATTGGCTACTACAAAGCTGCCGAAATTGCCCAGACGGCCCACAAAAACGGCTCTACCCTGAAGGAAACCGCCCTGCAACTGGGCTACCTCACCGAGGAGCAGTTCAATGAGTGGCTCAAGCCCGAGGACATGGTAGGCGAAATCAAGAAGTAG
- a CDS encoding DUF4382 domain-containing protein gives MKFLRVLPLALASLAFAGCNDDNETDNDSAAIQVLLIDAPGDYKAVNIDLQKVQVNATDAAGEEGWQDLDAEVGKYNLLSLVNGNYAFIAGQKFPAGHIEQIRLVLGPNNTLTLKDGTTVDLKVPSGQTSGLKINVNEELKAGITYSFVLDFDVAKSVVARGNGEYNLKPVIRAVPFALAGSIKGTVTPLAAKPQVMAIRTDVANGDTINTYTDANGGFQVFGAKAGTYRLEFKAAAPYKDTQKENVSVVADDVTSVGVITLTQ, from the coding sequence ATGAAATTTCTTCGCGTTCTGCCCTTAGCACTGGCCAGCCTGGCCTTTGCAGGCTGTAATGATGACAACGAAACCGACAATGACTCGGCGGCCATTCAGGTGCTGCTCATTGATGCCCCCGGCGACTACAAAGCCGTAAACATCGATTTGCAGAAAGTACAGGTAAACGCTACTGACGCTGCTGGTGAGGAAGGCTGGCAGGACCTGGATGCCGAGGTCGGCAAATACAACCTGCTGTCGTTGGTAAATGGCAACTACGCCTTCATTGCCGGGCAGAAGTTTCCGGCAGGTCATATCGAGCAGATTCGGTTGGTACTGGGCCCGAACAATACGCTGACGCTGAAAGATGGAACTACCGTTGACCTCAAAGTGCCCAGCGGCCAGACTTCCGGCCTGAAAATCAACGTGAACGAGGAGTTGAAAGCCGGGATAACCTACTCGTTTGTGCTGGACTTTGACGTAGCCAAATCGGTGGTAGCCCGCGGCAACGGTGAGTATAACCTCAAGCCCGTCATCCGGGCCGTACCGTTTGCCTTAGCCGGTTCCATCAAGGGCACGGTAACGCCGCTGGCAGCCAAGCCCCAGGTAATGGCCATTCGTACCGATGTGGCCAACGGAGACACCATCAACACTTACACCGATGCCAATGGCGGTTTCCAGGTTTTTGGTGCTAAAGCTGGCACATACCGTTTAGAGTTTAAAGCCGCGGCTCCGTACAAGGACACTCAAAAAGAGAATGTTTCAGTAGTGGCTGATGATGTTACCAGTGTAGGTGTCATCACTCTTACGCAGTAA
- a CDS encoding PorP/SprF family type IX secretion system membrane protein produces MPTTARLRLFLATMSLWVGGVASAGAQDLYFSQPYATRLHLNPAFTGLQHDYGVTLAYRDQFPTLAGSFQSSHLGADYRFPGQRGAVGVLLNLDQLGAIGYTRLEAAALYAYHGRLTADVYLSGGAQVTYGNQRISYGNLVFGDQLSDEGLNTGPTAEAVPFDPVHYLSIGLGGLLYTRQAWLGLSSYHLNRPDLGVQAAGPLPTRFTFTAGVKHFFSETTVKQHYREASLSPTLAYTRQGGSQRAEAGLYGTVSPLTVGLLYRGIPLPGAPQPAAVLTAIVGVQMSGFRVGYSYDMELGHRNLGAGGAHEIVLTLEQVDVLAAARRRISRKNYRSVPCPYF; encoded by the coding sequence ATGCCAACCACTGCCCGCCTGCGCCTGTTTCTGGCTACGATGAGCTTATGGGTGGGAGGCGTTGCATCGGCCGGGGCGCAGGACCTGTATTTTTCGCAGCCCTACGCCACCCGCCTGCACCTAAACCCGGCTTTTACGGGCCTGCAGCACGACTACGGGGTTACGCTGGCTTACCGCGACCAGTTCCCTACGCTGGCGGGCTCGTTCCAAAGCTCCCACCTCGGCGCCGACTACCGCTTTCCCGGCCAGCGCGGGGCGGTAGGCGTGCTGCTCAACCTCGACCAGCTCGGCGCCATCGGCTACACCCGGCTGGAAGCCGCGGCTCTTTACGCCTACCATGGCCGCCTTACCGCCGATGTTTACCTGAGTGGCGGGGCTCAGGTGACTTACGGCAACCAGCGCATCAGCTACGGCAACCTCGTGTTTGGCGACCAGCTTTCCGACGAAGGCCTGAACACCGGCCCCACCGCCGAGGCTGTGCCCTTCGACCCGGTGCATTACCTGAGCATCGGCCTTGGTGGTTTGCTGTATACCCGGCAAGCCTGGCTGGGGCTAAGCTCCTACCACCTAAACCGCCCCGACCTGGGTGTGCAGGCGGCGGGGCCGTTGCCTACGCGCTTTACATTTACCGCCGGGGTAAAGCACTTTTTTTCAGAAACAACCGTTAAACAGCACTACCGCGAAGCCAGCCTCTCGCCCACGCTTGCCTACACCCGCCAGGGCGGCAGCCAGCGTGCCGAAGCCGGGCTTTACGGAACCGTTTCGCCGCTTACCGTGGGGTTGCTGTACCGGGGCATTCCGCTGCCTGGGGCACCGCAGCCTGCTGCGGTGCTCACGGCTATTGTGGGAGTACAGATGTCCGGGTTTCGCGTAGGTTACAGCTACGATATGGAGCTCGGGCACCGGAACCTGGGCGCGGGCGGCGCCCACGAAATTGTACTGACTCTGGAACAGGTGGATGTGCTGGCAGCGGCCCGCCGCCGAATTAGCCGGAAAAATTACCGGTCAGTTCCTTGCCCGTACTTTTGA
- a CDS encoding AsmA-like C-terminal region-containing protein produces the protein MRKFLLGVLIFLVVLVAAVALAPVLFKDKIKQALDKQLAQRVAAKVEYNPDNVSLSLLRSFPDLSLAIDGLRIIGQDSFSRDTLAFLPSFRAGLDLMSVVRGDEIKIKTIQLDQPDLSLRVLKSGRANWDIFLSDSAAAAKGQDTSQVRVAIKGWEINGGKLRYEDLTIPFAMQLRGIDHTGSGDFEQNVFDMVSQTTAQSFSMQYDGTEYVTNKKLTGDVTLAMDLGKMLFTFKDNKVQLNDFPATFQGTIGLPNDTDITYDLTFKALETDFKNILSLVPGAYNEQFKDLNATGKVAFDGYFKGVQNEVKMPGYGVNLQVKNGTFKYPQLPQQARNINVDMQVDNPSGFTNNVKVNVKQFHLDLGKNPIDGNVLIDGLEPMKVDGRVKANVDLAEMMKVYPVQDLILRGLLAVDATAKGTYSKTQMPVTQAALRLTNGYVKSKQFPAPIENLTMNGTVTNTTGQVNDTRINIPQFKMLLDGEPLEGRVAAQNLDKPVFDADVKGIIDLTKITRIFPLEGMTVTGRLNGNVAAKGNMADVEAGRYQNIVASGTVQAKNVTYKSTDLPQGVKVTQATATFNNANIVLKDMQGFVGSSDIAASGTISNYMGYLFTPGQPLRGNLTVNSKRFNVNEWMVDEVTAKPTATAKTAAPAEAQGVLQIPKFFDLTLNSNVGEVQYDNLKLQDVKGTVVVRDEAARMDGLTFNTLGGAFATNGSYSSKDLQHPKFNFGLNIKNLNFQNAFRAFESVKKFVPLASQVEGIFSTNFNVSGEMGQDMLPVYSSLTGKGVFEVVRAAVGNSGVLNKVGNLTQLNELKKFVVENKDVAAEMLNGNFIVKPFDFNVGQIKTTVGGSSNMNGGLEYVMALDVPTGKVGNALNAKLTQLTGVQDIKGTERVTMGLKIGGSLSNPDVKLTTAGAKTQAKDLAKSLVTSVVQSKVDDAKLKLASKAKVAQDSLQKEALRKQQELTDKARLELEKKRQETQTKIQDKAKDKLNGILFGKKPKPTEPTPADTTRK, from the coding sequence ATGCGGAAGTTTCTTCTGGGAGTTCTGATTTTTCTGGTCGTGCTGGTGGCCGCGGTGGCCCTGGCCCCGGTTCTGTTCAAAGACAAAATAAAGCAGGCCCTCGACAAGCAGCTGGCCCAGCGCGTGGCCGCGAAGGTGGAATATAATCCCGACAATGTGAGTTTGAGCTTGCTCCGCTCCTTTCCCGATCTGTCCCTGGCCATCGACGGGCTGCGTATCATTGGGCAGGATTCGTTTTCGCGCGATACGCTGGCCTTTCTGCCTTCCTTTCGGGCAGGCCTTGATCTGATGAGCGTGGTGCGGGGCGACGAAATCAAGATCAAAACCATCCAGCTCGACCAGCCCGACCTGAGCCTGCGGGTGCTGAAAAGCGGCCGCGCCAACTGGGACATTTTTCTTTCCGACTCAGCCGCAGCCGCCAAGGGACAGGATACCAGCCAGGTGAGAGTAGCCATTAAGGGCTGGGAAATCAACGGGGGCAAGCTGCGCTACGAGGACCTGACCATTCCGTTTGCCATGCAGCTGCGCGGCATCGACCACACCGGCTCCGGCGACTTCGAGCAGAACGTGTTCGACATGGTCAGCCAGACCACGGCCCAGAGCTTCTCCATGCAGTACGACGGTACCGAGTACGTGACCAACAAAAAGCTGACCGGCGACGTGACCCTGGCCATGGACCTGGGTAAGATGCTGTTCACCTTCAAAGACAACAAGGTGCAGCTGAACGACTTTCCGGCCACTTTCCAGGGCACCATCGGTCTGCCCAACGACACCGATATCACCTACGACCTCACCTTCAAGGCCCTCGAAACCGACTTTAAGAACATCCTGAGTCTGGTGCCGGGCGCCTACAACGAGCAGTTCAAGGACCTGAATGCCACCGGCAAAGTGGCCTTCGACGGCTACTTCAAGGGCGTGCAGAACGAGGTGAAGATGCCCGGCTACGGCGTGAACCTGCAGGTGAAGAACGGCACCTTCAAGTACCCGCAGCTGCCCCAGCAAGCCCGCAACATCAACGTAGACATGCAGGTGGATAACCCCTCGGGCTTCACCAACAACGTGAAGGTGAACGTAAAGCAGTTTCACCTGGACCTTGGCAAAAACCCCATTGACGGCAACGTGCTGATTGACGGGCTGGAGCCGATGAAGGTGGATGGCCGCGTGAAAGCCAACGTGGACCTAGCCGAGATGATGAAGGTATACCCCGTGCAGGATTTGATATTGCGCGGGTTGCTGGCCGTGGATGCCACCGCCAAGGGCACCTACTCCAAAACCCAGATGCCCGTAACCCAGGCCGCCCTGCGCCTCACCAACGGCTACGTGAAAAGCAAGCAGTTCCCGGCCCCCATCGAAAACCTGACCATGAACGGCACCGTGACCAACACCACCGGGCAGGTAAACGACACGCGCATCAACATTCCGCAGTTTAAGATGCTGCTGGACGGGGAGCCGCTGGAAGGCCGCGTGGCTGCCCAAAACCTTGATAAGCCGGTGTTCGACGCCGACGTGAAAGGCATTATCGACCTGACCAAAATCACCAGGATCTTCCCCCTGGAAGGCATGACCGTGACGGGCCGCCTGAACGGTAACGTAGCCGCCAAGGGCAACATGGCCGACGTGGAAGCCGGCCGCTACCAGAACATTGTGGCCTCGGGCACGGTGCAGGCCAAGAACGTGACCTACAAGAGCACGGACCTGCCCCAGGGCGTGAAAGTCACCCAGGCTACGGCTACGTTCAACAACGCCAACATTGTGCTGAAGGACATGCAGGGCTTCGTGGGCTCATCGGATATTGCGGCCTCGGGCACCATCAGCAACTACATGGGCTACCTGTTTACGCCCGGCCAGCCGTTGCGTGGCAACCTCACGGTGAACTCCAAGCGCTTCAACGTGAACGAGTGGATGGTGGACGAGGTGACGGCCAAGCCCACTGCCACGGCCAAAACCGCCGCGCCCGCCGAAGCCCAGGGCGTGCTACAGATTCCCAAGTTCTTCGACCTGACTTTGAACTCCAACGTGGGCGAGGTACAGTATGACAACCTCAAGCTCCAGGACGTGAAAGGCACCGTGGTAGTGCGCGACGAGGCCGCCCGCATGGATGGCCTTACCTTCAACACCCTGGGCGGGGCTTTTGCCACCAACGGCTCCTACAGCAGCAAGGACCTGCAGCACCCCAAGTTCAACTTCGGACTGAACATTAAGAACCTGAACTTCCAGAATGCTTTCCGGGCATTTGAGTCGGTGAAGAAGTTTGTGCCCCTGGCCTCGCAGGTGGAGGGTATCTTCTCCACCAACTTCAACGTGAGCGGGGAAATGGGCCAGGACATGCTGCCCGTGTACAGCTCGCTCACCGGCAAAGGCGTGTTTGAGGTGGTGCGGGCCGCCGTGGGCAACTCCGGTGTGCTCAACAAAGTCGGCAACCTCACCCAGCTGAATGAGCTGAAAAAGTTCGTGGTGGAAAACAAGGACGTGGCGGCCGAAATGCTGAACGGCAACTTCATCGTGAAGCCCTTCGACTTCAACGTGGGCCAGATCAAAACTACCGTGGGGGGCTCCAGCAACATGAACGGCGGCCTGGAATACGTAATGGCGCTGGACGTGCCTACCGGCAAAGTCGGCAACGCCCTCAATGCCAAGCTCACCCAACTCACCGGCGTGCAGGACATCAAAGGCACGGAGCGCGTGACCATGGGCCTGAAAATCGGCGGCAGCCTCTCAAACCCCGACGTGAAGCTGACCACTGCCGGCGCCAAAACCCAGGCCAAGGACCTGGCGAAAAGCTTGGTGACGAGCGTAGTGCAAAGCAAGGTAGACGACGCCAAGCTCAAGCTGGCGTCCAAGGCTAAAGTGGCCCAGGACAGCCTGCAGAAGGAAGCCCTGCGCAAGCAGCAGGAGCTAACTGATAAGGCCCGCCTGGAGCTGGAAAAGAAGCGGCAGGAAACCCAGACCAAAATCCAGGACAAGGCCAAGGACAAGCTTAACGGCATCCTGTTCGGCAAAAAGCCCAAGCCGACCGAGCCCACCCCCGCCGATACCACCAGGAAGTAG
- a CDS encoding diacylglycerol kinase family protein, with protein sequence MAEPQPRRFPALLRQRAASFGYAFRGVAAALRTEVHLRLHAAATLVVLGLGWYFGITPGEWAAVALSVGAVWCAELMNTAIEAVVNLVSPEYHPLAGRAKDVAAGAVLVMALAALTVGLLVFGPRVWALLGW encoded by the coding sequence GTGGCTGAACCTCAACCCCGCCGTTTTCCGGCGCTGCTGCGGCAGCGGGCCGCCAGCTTTGGCTATGCCTTTCGGGGCGTGGCAGCGGCTTTGCGCACCGAGGTGCACCTGCGGCTGCATGCAGCGGCTACGCTGGTGGTATTGGGGCTGGGTTGGTATTTCGGCATTACGCCCGGGGAGTGGGCCGCCGTGGCCCTGAGCGTGGGCGCCGTGTGGTGTGCCGAGCTGATGAACACGGCCATTGAAGCGGTGGTGAACCTCGTTTCGCCCGAGTACCACCCGCTGGCCGGCCGGGCCAAGGACGTAGCCGCCGGGGCGGTGCTGGTGATGGCGCTGGCCGCGCTGACGGTGGGTTTGCTGGTGTTCGGGCCGCGGGTGTGGGCGTTGCTTGGCTGGTAG
- a CDS encoding DinB family protein, with translation MSNTNEKLGAYNVWANETLLRHLDGLVAAGATLPASSLRLFSHVLNAQAIWLGRLTATPSPVKVWQEHDLVGLHHWHEQTSARFHDYVTAADETELSRLITYTNSAGEGYTSQVADIFTHVPVHANYHRAQVARDLRLHGLEPINTDFITYCRELSAKAAAADVPSL, from the coding sequence ATGAGTAACACCAACGAAAAGCTGGGGGCCTACAACGTGTGGGCCAACGAAACCCTGCTCCGCCACCTCGACGGCCTGGTTGCCGCCGGCGCTACCCTTCCGGCCAGCAGCCTGCGCCTGTTCAGCCACGTGCTCAATGCCCAGGCCATCTGGCTGGGCCGCCTCACGGCCACGCCCAGCCCCGTAAAAGTGTGGCAGGAGCACGATCTGGTGGGCCTGCACCACTGGCACGAGCAAACCTCGGCCCGTTTCCACGACTACGTGACGGCCGCCGATGAAACGGAGTTGAGCCGCCTGATTACGTACACCAACTCAGCCGGGGAGGGCTACACCAGCCAGGTAGCGGATATTTTCACCCACGTACCCGTACACGCCAACTACCACCGGGCCCAGGTAGCCCGCGACCTGCGCCTGCACGGACTGGAGCCCATCAATACCGACTTTATTACTTACTGCCGGGAGCTGTCGGCCAAAGCGGCGGCGGCCGACGTGCCCAGCCTGTAG